A part of Curtobacterium sp. MCLR17_036 genomic DNA contains:
- a CDS encoding ABC transporter permease: MNSSFVQAVRLVAGREIQARIRSKAFVVSALILIGMVVASIVVGGIVGKATADDTTPVAVVDGVSLPSTSGLDVTDAASVDAAERLVRDGDVDAAIVPSDDPLGYTVVGLDDAPSEVVSALSVSPRIELLDPDALPGGLVYLIAIAFGVVYFASAVTFGQSIAQSVVEEKSTRVVEILMSAIPARALLAGKVLGNSLMAFAQIVAVAVAAIVALALTGQDNVFAMLGPSILWFVGFFAVGFVLIASLFAAAAVLVSRQEDVGSVTTPVMMLVMIPYFLIIVAYDNPLVLGIMSYVPFSAAIGMPMRIFLGSAAWWEPVLALLVVVASVVVVVAVGARVYENALLRTGSRVKLSEALRG, encoded by the coding sequence ATGAACAGCTCCTTCGTGCAGGCCGTGCGCCTCGTCGCCGGACGCGAGATCCAGGCACGCATCCGCAGCAAGGCCTTCGTGGTGTCGGCGCTCATCCTCATCGGCATGGTCGTGGCCTCGATCGTCGTCGGCGGGATCGTGGGCAAGGCCACCGCCGACGACACGACCCCGGTTGCCGTCGTGGACGGTGTCTCGCTGCCCTCGACGAGCGGGCTCGACGTCACCGACGCGGCCTCCGTCGACGCGGCCGAACGACTCGTGCGGGACGGCGACGTCGACGCGGCGATCGTGCCGTCCGACGACCCGCTCGGCTACACGGTCGTCGGACTCGACGACGCACCGTCCGAGGTCGTCTCGGCGCTGAGCGTCTCGCCGCGGATCGAGCTGCTCGACCCGGACGCCCTGCCCGGCGGTCTGGTCTACCTCATCGCCATCGCGTTCGGTGTCGTGTACTTCGCCTCGGCAGTGACGTTCGGCCAGTCGATCGCGCAGAGCGTCGTCGAGGAGAAGTCGACACGGGTGGTCGAGATCCTCATGTCCGCGATCCCGGCCAGGGCGCTGCTCGCGGGCAAGGTGCTCGGCAACAGCCTCATGGCGTTCGCCCAGATCGTCGCGGTGGCCGTCGCCGCGATCGTCGCACTGGCCCTGACCGGACAGGACAACGTGTTCGCGATGCTCGGCCCGAGCATCCTGTGGTTCGTCGGGTTCTTCGCCGTCGGGTTCGTGCTCATCGCGTCGCTGTTCGCTGCGGCCGCGGTGCTCGTCTCCCGCCAGGAGGACGTCGGCAGCGTCACCACCCCGGTGATGATGCTCGTGATGATCCCGTACTTCCTCATCATCGTCGCGTACGACAACCCGCTCGTGCTCGGGATCATGTCGTACGTGCCCTTCAGCGCCGCGATCGGGATGCCGATGCGGATCTTCCTCGGCTCGGCCGCGTGGTGGGAGCCGGTCCTGGCGCTCCTGGTCGTCGTCGCGTCGGTCGTCGTCGTGGTCGCCGTCGGCGCCCGGGTCTACGAGAACGCGCTGCTGCGCACCGGCAGCCGCGTGAAGCTGTCGGAGGCGCTGCGCGGCTGA
- a CDS encoding ATP-binding cassette domain-containing protein: protein MLTIDGVTKQFGDRRVLDDVGFTVGSGRLTGFVGGNGAGKTTTMRIMLGVLRADAGTVSIDGTEVRPADRRRFGYMPEERGLYPKMPVAEQVAYMARLHGVDKRTATSRTSGLLERLELTAHATDPVEKLSLGNQQRVQIAAALAHDPEVLVLDEPFSGLDPMAVDTVLGVLRETAARGVPVLFSSHQLDVVERLCDDVVVIAGGTIRAAGPQEELRKQAGPAAWELLVDGDVAWLREEPGVGVREFDGGYAVFEADAATAQRVLQRAVQHGTVGSFAPRVPRLSEVFREVVR from the coding sequence ATGCTCACCATCGACGGGGTGACCAAGCAGTTCGGCGACCGCCGGGTGCTCGACGACGTCGGGTTCACGGTCGGCAGCGGCCGGCTCACCGGGTTCGTCGGCGGCAACGGCGCCGGCAAGACGACCACCATGCGGATCATGCTCGGGGTGCTCCGGGCCGACGCCGGCACGGTGTCGATCGACGGCACCGAGGTCCGACCGGCGGACCGGCGCCGCTTCGGCTACATGCCCGAGGAACGCGGCCTGTACCCGAAGATGCCGGTGGCCGAGCAGGTCGCGTACATGGCCCGGCTGCACGGGGTCGACAAGCGCACGGCGACCTCGCGGACGAGTGGCCTGCTCGAACGCCTCGAACTGACGGCGCACGCCACCGACCCCGTCGAGAAGCTGTCGCTCGGCAACCAGCAGCGCGTGCAGATCGCGGCCGCGCTGGCACACGACCCCGAGGTGCTCGTGCTCGACGAGCCGTTCTCCGGCCTCGACCCGATGGCCGTCGACACGGTGCTCGGCGTGCTGCGCGAGACCGCGGCGCGCGGGGTCCCGGTCCTGTTCTCGAGCCACCAGCTCGACGTGGTCGAGCGGCTCTGCGACGACGTCGTCGTGATCGCCGGCGGCACCATCCGCGCCGCCGGGCCGCAGGAGGAACTCCGCAAGCAGGCCGGTCCGGCCGCCTGGGAGCTGCTGGTCGACGGCGACGTCGCCTGGCTCCGGGAAGAGCCGGGGGTCGGCGTCCGCGAGTTCGACGGCGGGTACGCGGTCTTCGAGGCCGACGCCGCCACCGCCCAGCGCGTCCTGCAGCGTGCCGTGCAGCACGGCACCGTCGGGTCGTTCGCGCCGCGGGTGCCGCGGCTCAGCGAGGTCTTCCGGGAGGTCGTCCGATGA
- a CDS encoding response regulator transcription factor codes for MAPDDLTIVLADDQELVRAGFRVILESEPGFRVVGEAGDGAQAVEAVHALRPDVVCLDVQMPGVDGLEAARRIATLPDPPAVLVLTTFDSDDALFQALEAGASGFLLKNASPERLIDAVRTVAGGDALLAPDVTRRVISRATAAHAVPQAAPLAPTPTVVLAEVGLTERECEVLRLLARGLSNAEIAAELYVGDATVKTHVSNVLQKLGLRDRIQAVVWAFEHGVAR; via the coding sequence CCGACGACCAGGAGCTCGTCCGGGCCGGCTTCCGCGTGATCCTGGAGTCCGAACCGGGCTTCCGTGTGGTCGGCGAGGCCGGCGACGGCGCCCAGGCCGTCGAGGCGGTCCACGCGCTGCGCCCCGACGTGGTCTGCCTGGACGTGCAGATGCCCGGGGTGGACGGCCTCGAGGCCGCCCGGCGGATCGCGACGCTGCCGGATCCCCCTGCCGTGCTCGTGCTCACCACGTTCGACAGCGACGACGCGCTCTTCCAGGCGCTCGAGGCGGGGGCGAGCGGGTTCCTGCTGAAGAACGCCTCCCCCGAACGGCTGATCGACGCCGTGCGCACCGTCGCCGGCGGGGACGCGCTGCTGGCCCCCGACGTCACGCGACGGGTGATCAGCCGGGCGACCGCGGCGCACGCCGTCCCCCAGGCAGCGCCGCTCGCGCCGACCCCGACGGTCGTGCTCGCCGAGGTCGGGCTCACCGAGCGCGAGTGCGAGGTGCTGCGCCTGCTCGCCCGCGGCCTGAGCAACGCCGAGATCGCCGCCGAGCTGTACGTCGGCGACGCCACCGTGAAGACCCACGTCTCGAACGTGCTGCAGAAGCTCGGGCTCCGGGACCGCATCCAGGCGGTCGTGTGGGCGTTCGAGCACGGCGTCGCGCGCTGA
- a CDS encoding putative sulfate exporter family transporter, whose translation MQSARTAAPGVVLAVAIGIVATLIGRGVPVVGGPVPAVVIGAVVGWLVRRRTGGTLAALAPGVKFSSSRVLQAAVVLLGAQLSIGEVLRIGGETLPVMLATLVVCLVAAWGIGRALRVSSALRTLIGVGTGICGASAIAAVTPVIGAVSADVAYAMSTIFLCNIAAVFAFPLLGHALGLSQHAFGVFAGTAVNDTSSVVATATVYGRQATDTAVVVKLVRTLMIIPIVIGLAGLEARRAAHEQPAPAPGPARGFRVLRLVPWFLVGFLVVVLLRTVGVLPEAAAPGFATVASFLITVALAAIGCSTDFAALRRAGFRPMVLGIALWVLVAGTSLGMQAAFGLL comes from the coding sequence ATGCAGTCCGCCCGCACCGCCGCCCCCGGTGTCGTCCTCGCCGTCGCGATCGGCATCGTCGCCACCCTGATCGGTCGCGGAGTCCCCGTCGTCGGCGGTCCCGTCCCCGCCGTGGTCATCGGTGCCGTGGTCGGTTGGCTCGTCCGCCGTCGCACCGGTGGCACGCTCGCCGCTCTGGCACCCGGCGTGAAGTTCTCGTCGAGCCGTGTGCTGCAGGCCGCGGTCGTGCTGCTCGGCGCGCAGCTGTCGATCGGCGAGGTCCTGCGCATCGGCGGCGAGACCCTGCCGGTGATGCTCGCGACGCTCGTCGTCTGCCTGGTCGCGGCGTGGGGGATCGGCAGGGCGCTGCGGGTGTCGAGCGCCCTCCGGACCCTGATCGGCGTCGGCACGGGCATCTGCGGTGCGTCGGCGATCGCCGCCGTCACCCCCGTCATCGGTGCCGTCAGCGCCGACGTCGCCTACGCCATGTCGACGATCTTCCTCTGCAACATCGCGGCGGTCTTCGCGTTCCCGCTGCTCGGGCACGCGCTCGGACTGAGCCAGCACGCCTTCGGCGTCTTCGCCGGCACCGCCGTCAACGACACGTCGTCGGTCGTCGCCACCGCGACCGTCTACGGCCGCCAGGCGACCGACACCGCGGTCGTCGTGAAGCTGGTGCGCACGCTCATGATCATCCCGATCGTCATCGGGCTGGCCGGACTGGAGGCCCGCCGCGCCGCACACGAGCAGCCCGCCCCCGCCCCGGGGCCGGCTCGCGGGTTCCGCGTGCTCCGGTTGGTGCCGTGGTTCCTCGTCGGGTTCCTCGTGGTGGTGCTGCTCCGGACCGTCGGGGTCCTGCCCGAGGCGGCGGCGCCGGGGTTCGCGACGGTCGCGTCGTTCCTCATCACGGTGGCGCTCGCCGCGATCGGCTGCTCGACGGACTTCGCGGCCCTGCGGCGAGCGGGTTTCCGACCGATGGTGCTCGGCATCGCGCTCTGGGTCCTGGTCGCGGGCACGAGCCTGGGGATGCAGGCCGCCTTCGGCCTGCTCTGA
- a CDS encoding LppP/LprE family lipoprotein, which produces MLTSRTSVILTGAVLVALLTGCSGGEGGGDGGDAATPTVTETVTAAPTDDPSTPASTPASTPTPTDSPATTPTPTCGPADGAAAVSDAVASLPLPAGLDGFRWDGANADTAGYDACAALSWAVVTLRGGTAGSPYAILLFHQGRYLGTATAEQYAFEPAVERRSDETIVVTYRYPKAGEPNASPSGRTTATFTWNADTGRVDMTGDTPPVQ; this is translated from the coding sequence GTGCTGACCTCGAGGACGTCCGTGATCCTGACCGGTGCCGTGCTGGTCGCCCTGCTCACCGGCTGCTCCGGCGGCGAGGGCGGGGGAGACGGCGGCGACGCGGCCACCCCGACCGTGACCGAGACCGTGACCGCCGCACCGACCGACGACCCGTCGACCCCGGCGTCGACCCCGGCGTCGACCCCGACGCCGACGGACAGCCCGGCGACGACCCCGACCCCGACGTGCGGCCCCGCCGACGGTGCGGCGGCCGTGTCGGACGCCGTCGCCTCGCTCCCGCTGCCCGCCGGGCTGGACGGGTTCCGGTGGGACGGTGCGAACGCCGACACCGCCGGGTACGACGCCTGCGCCGCGCTGTCCTGGGCCGTGGTGACCCTCCGGGGCGGCACCGCCGGGTCGCCGTACGCGATCCTGCTCTTCCACCAGGGCCGGTACCTCGGCACCGCGACGGCGGAGCAGTACGCCTTCGAACCGGCCGTCGAGCGCCGCAGCGACGAGACGATCGTCGTGACGTACCGCTACCCGAAGGCCGGCGAGCCGAACGCGTCGCCGTCCGGCCGCACCACCGCGACCTTCACCTGGAACGCGGACACCGGCCGCGTGGACATGACGGGCGACACCCCGCCGGTTCAGTGA